From the Nodularia sp. NIES-3585 genome, one window contains:
- the crtB gene encoding 15-cis-phytoene synthase CrtB: MLQLPDSPPRMKTLVSVDESYKLCRQLIAKYSATFYLSTLLLSEEKRPAIWAIYAWCRRTDELVDGPGCAMTTPETLDLWEQQLESIFAGHPVENYDVALADTVRRFPMDIQPFRDMIAGQQMDLYRSRYETFEDLYLYCYRVAGTVGLMSTSVMGLDETRNTAPWNCQQQPYMPTAEEIALGIAKQLTNILRDVGEDAQRGRIYIPLEDLARFNYTEQDLFKGVVDDRWRSLMRFQINRARQFYTKAERGITYLSGDARWPVWAALMHYSRILTIIERNDYNVFTQRAYVPQWQKLCSLPVAWMRSQVL, from the coding sequence ATGCTGCAACTGCCTGATTCCCCTCCGCGCATGAAAACGCTGGTCTCTGTAGACGAGTCCTACAAACTTTGTCGGCAACTTATAGCCAAGTATTCCGCGACTTTTTACCTAAGCACTTTGCTCCTGAGCGAAGAAAAACGTCCCGCTATTTGGGCGATTTACGCTTGGTGTCGCCGTACAGATGAACTGGTAGATGGCCCTGGATGTGCCATGACTACGCCAGAAACCCTAGATTTATGGGAACAGCAGCTAGAATCAATTTTTGCTGGACACCCAGTAGAAAATTATGATGTAGCTTTGGCTGATACTGTGCGACGCTTTCCCATGGACATTCAGCCCTTCCGGGATATGATTGCTGGTCAGCAAATGGATTTATATCGCAGTCGCTATGAAACCTTTGAGGATTTATACCTCTATTGTTACCGCGTCGCTGGCACTGTCGGCTTAATGTCAACGTCAGTCATGGGTTTGGATGAAACCAGAAATACAGCCCCGTGGAACTGTCAACAACAGCCTTATATGCCCACTGCTGAAGAAATTGCCTTGGGAATTGCCAAGCAACTCACCAACATCCTCAGAGATGTGGGCGAAGATGCACAACGTGGGCGAATTTATATTCCTCTAGAAGATTTGGCGCGATTCAATTACACTGAGCAAGATTTGTTTAAAGGTGTAGTCGATGACCGTTGGCGCTCCCTGATGCGGTTTCAAATTAACAGAGCTAGACAGTTTTATACTAAAGCCGAAAGAGGTATTACTTACCTATCTGGTGATGCTCGTTGGCCTGTATGGGCGGCTCTCATGCATTACAGTCGAATTTTAACCATAATTGAACGCAACGATTACAACGTGTTTACTCAGCGTGCCTACGTACCCCAATGGCAAAAATTATGTTCTTTGCCAGTAGCGTGGATGCGATCGCAAGTGCTGTAA
- a CDS encoding class I SAM-dependent methyltransferase: MLNPVHHTNCSQYFAQPNKIDRWDEDTIICQILNPTPTIEANSYYFGHPDWGLNYFQACHRDEKFIELWQAVIGSWQGKVVVDIGCGPGNVYASLKQFCGEPQLLLGVDVSLGALKMASPLGYKTVLADAHDLPFVSGFADIVMLNATLHHCDDMAKVLQEAAKLVRPGGLLITDHDPQKSAYEFNALGSLLWQLRLPLYKYMQRGGHSTAEEQYWSLATEIHHRVCDGVTSEMFYEILEPMGFAVKVYPHNHIVGAEALEGNYGRPFWKYLIAHRLSGIDSNSPEAALSLMCVATRMD; the protein is encoded by the coding sequence ATGTTAAACCCAGTACATCATACTAACTGCTCTCAGTATTTTGCCCAACCAAACAAAATTGATAGATGGGATGAAGATACTATTATTTGCCAGATTTTAAATCCCACCCCAACTATCGAAGCCAACAGCTACTACTTTGGGCATCCAGATTGGGGATTAAATTATTTTCAGGCTTGTCACAGAGATGAAAAGTTTATAGAACTTTGGCAGGCTGTGATTGGTAGTTGGCAAGGCAAAGTAGTAGTGGACATTGGTTGTGGGCCGGGTAATGTGTATGCCTCTCTCAAACAGTTTTGTGGTGAACCACAGTTATTACTTGGTGTAGATGTTTCTCTCGGCGCATTAAAAATGGCTAGTCCACTGGGATATAAAACAGTCCTAGCAGATGCTCACGATCTACCTTTTGTTTCTGGGTTTGCTGATATTGTGATGCTGAATGCCACCTTGCATCATTGCGATGATATGGCAAAAGTTTTGCAAGAGGCGGCTAAATTGGTACGTCCTGGTGGGCTTTTAATTACAGATCACGATCCCCAAAAAAGTGCCTATGAGTTCAACGCTTTGGGTTCGTTATTGTGGCAGTTACGTTTGCCACTTTATAAGTATATGCAACGAGGGGGTCATTCCACCGCCGAGGAACAATATTGGAGTTTGGCAACAGAGATACACCACAGAGTTTGTGATGGTGTCACCTCAGAGATGTTCTATGAAATACTAGAACCGATGGGGTTTGCAGTTAAGGTTTACCCTCATAACCATATAGTAGGTGCAGAAGCATTAGAGGGTAATTACGGTAGGCCATTTTGGAAGTATCTTATAGCTCATAGGTTATCAGGTATAGACTCTAACTCCCCAGAGGCCGCCTTGTCTTTGATGTGTGTTGCCACTCGTATGGATTGA
- a CDS encoding glycosyltransferase family 2 protein has translation MATPSTENWSNSDGKTISRLEHITPLILTYNEEANIRRTLEHLTWAKTIIVIDSYSTDKTLEILDGYSQVQVFKRKFDTHGQQWNYGLEQVKSPWVLSLDADYIVTDDLISEMATLPVDGQIDGYFVRFNYCVFGKPVRNTRILPPRQVLFKKSKAIYIDDGHTQVLQLTGKSDMLSGYLYHDDRKPFSRWLWSQERYTVLEAKKILETPISELDWVDRIRRQKTLAPGMVFLYCLFIEGWIFDGWYGWYYVFHRVLAETILAIRIIEAEKLKRH, from the coding sequence ATGGCAACACCTAGTACAGAGAATTGGTCTAATTCTGATGGAAAGACTATATCCAGGTTAGAACACATTACTCCGTTGATTCTTACTTATAATGAAGAAGCCAATATTAGACGTACACTTGAGCATCTAACTTGGGCAAAAACAATTATAGTTATTGATAGCTATAGTACCGATAAAACGCTAGAAATTCTTGACGGATATTCACAAGTCCAAGTATTTAAACGTAAATTCGACACCCACGGTCAACAATGGAACTATGGCTTAGAGCAAGTGAAATCCCCTTGGGTACTTTCTCTAGATGCCGATTATATAGTTACAGATGATTTAATCTCTGAAATGGCCACTTTACCTGTGGATGGACAAATTGATGGCTACTTTGTCAGATTCAATTACTGTGTGTTTGGCAAACCCGTTCGTAACACCAGAATACTTCCTCCGCGTCAAGTTCTATTTAAAAAAAGCAAAGCTATTTATATTGATGATGGACATACACAAGTTTTACAACTGACTGGTAAATCAGATATGCTTTCTGGTTATCTCTACCACGATGACCGCAAACCCTTTAGTCGTTGGTTATGGTCACAAGAACGCTATACAGTGCTGGAAGCCAAAAAAATATTAGAAACTCCCATTAGCGAACTCGATTGGGTTGACCGTATCCGCAGACAAAAAACCTTGGCTCCTGGGATGGTCTTTCTCTATTGCTTGTTTATCGAAGGCTGGATTTTCGATGGTTGGTATGGTTGGTATTACGTATTTCATCGTGTTTTAGCAGAAACTATCCTGGCAATTCGGATAATTGAAGCAGAGAAATTAAAACGTCATTAA
- the pds gene encoding 15-cis-phytoene desaturase has product MRVAIAGAGLAGLSCAKYLTDAGHTPIVLERRDVLGGKVAAWKDSDGDWYETGLHIFFGAYPNMLQLFKELDIEDRLQWKEHSMIFNQPEAPGTYSRFDFPDLPAPLNGVVAILRNNDMLTWPEKIKFGLGLIPAMVQGQKYVEEMDKYSWTEWLRKQNIPERVNDEVFIAMCKSLNFIGPDEISATILLTALNRFLQEKNGSKMAFLDGSPTERLCQPIVDHITKGGGEVRLNAPLKEILLNPDGTVKGFLLRGLNGAEDEVLTADLYVSAMPVDPLKVMLPEPWKQIECFQKLEGLEGVPVINVHLWFDRKLTEIDHLLFSRSPLLSVYADMSNACREYANSERSMLELVLAPAKDWITKSDEEIVTATIAELEKLFPDHFGGENPAKLLKYHVVKTPRSVYKATPGRQEFRPSQKTPIANFYLTGDYTMQRYLASMEGAVLSGKLTAQAISEALPVANSSDLQTPTRPPATNAATA; this is encoded by the coding sequence ATGCGAGTAGCGATCGCGGGTGCTGGACTAGCAGGACTTTCCTGCGCGAAATATCTCACAGACGCAGGTCACACTCCCATTGTCTTGGAGCGCCGGGATGTATTGGGTGGCAAAGTGGCCGCGTGGAAAGACTCAGATGGAGACTGGTACGAAACAGGTCTACACATCTTCTTTGGCGCATATCCCAATATGTTGCAGCTATTTAAAGAACTGGATATTGAAGACCGATTGCAGTGGAAAGAACACTCAATGATTTTCAACCAGCCCGAAGCGCCAGGAACTTACAGCCGCTTCGATTTCCCGGATTTGCCAGCCCCTTTAAATGGTGTAGTGGCAATTTTGAGAAACAACGATATGCTGACATGGCCAGAAAAAATTAAATTTGGCTTAGGTCTGATTCCAGCAATGGTTCAGGGGCAGAAATACGTTGAGGAAATGGACAAATACTCTTGGACAGAGTGGTTGCGGAAGCAGAACATTCCTGAGCGGGTGAATGACGAAGTGTTTATTGCGATGTGCAAATCACTGAATTTTATTGGCCCCGATGAAATTTCTGCCACCATCTTGCTCACTGCCCTAAATCGCTTCCTCCAGGAAAAAAACGGCTCAAAAATGGCGTTTTTAGATGGTTCACCCACAGAGCGATTGTGTCAGCCCATAGTAGATCACATTACCAAGGGCGGTGGTGAAGTCCGCCTCAATGCTCCGTTAAAAGAGATTTTGCTCAACCCTGATGGTACTGTCAAAGGATTTTTGCTCAGAGGGTTAAATGGGGCAGAAGATGAAGTGCTTACGGCTGACTTGTATGTATCAGCTATGCCAGTTGACCCCCTAAAGGTGATGCTCCCAGAACCTTGGAAGCAAATTGAGTGTTTCCAGAAGCTAGAAGGACTGGAAGGCGTACCTGTAATTAACGTACATTTGTGGTTTGATCGTAAACTGACAGAAATTGATCACCTGCTATTTTCGCGATCGCCCCTCCTCAGCGTTTATGCTGATATGAGCAATGCTTGTCGTGAATATGCTAATTCTGAGCGCTCAATGCTGGAATTAGTTTTAGCTCCGGCAAAAGATTGGATCACCAAATCGGATGAGGAAATTGTTACCGCCACCATTGCTGAGTTGGAAAAACTCTTCCCTGACCATTTTGGGGGAGAAAATCCGGCGAAATTGCTGAAATATCATGTGGTGAAAACACCTCGTTCAGTTTACAAAGCGACCCCAGGTCGCCAAGAGTTCCGCCCCTCGCAAAAAACCCCCATAGCCAACTTTTATTTGACTGGGGATTACACCATGCAACGCTACTTAGCCAGTATGGAAGGTGCCGTACTTTCTGGTAAGCTGACAGCGCAAGCGATATCTGAAGCACTTCCGGTAGCAAATTCCTCAGACCTGCAAACGCCAACCCGACCGCCCGCAACGAATGCTGCAACTGCCTGA